A stretch of Cyanobacterium sp. HL-69 DNA encodes these proteins:
- a CDS encoding Nitrogen-responsive response regulator NrrA, producing MIYISIVEGNPHLRSLLGWHLQQAGYITHQYSTIQQARSNLTQNPPTLMIIDSDLPDGDGVEFCRWLSQSRQTLILVLSAKIGEKDVVNGLKAGADDYIKKPFGMQEFLARVESLLRRFRVNNAPLILDFGDLKIDLVQRRVEFRGEFIDLTPQEFSLLYVLTQAQGTALSRTELLRRAWPEAIENQRTIDTHVLSLRKKIEIDPRQPNLIQTVRNVGYRFNLELLQQNKLSSPEAYQHPKHYHSHNNHNNGHLSPSTLNQERIMAR from the coding sequence GTGATTTACATATCCATAGTTGAAGGGAATCCCCATTTGCGATCGCTCCTAGGATGGCACTTACAACAAGCGGGTTACATCACCCATCAATATAGCACTATTCAACAGGCAAGAAGTAACCTCACCCAAAATCCGCCTACCCTAATGATTATTGATTCAGACTTACCAGACGGTGACGGGGTAGAATTTTGCCGTTGGTTATCCCAATCAAGACAAACCCTCATCTTAGTCTTGTCCGCAAAAATAGGAGAGAAAGATGTGGTCAATGGTTTAAAAGCAGGGGCTGACGACTACATCAAAAAACCCTTTGGAATGCAAGAATTTTTAGCCCGGGTTGAATCCCTACTCCGTCGCTTTCGAGTTAATAACGCTCCCCTCATTCTCGATTTTGGAGATCTAAAAATAGACTTAGTCCAAAGAAGAGTAGAATTTAGAGGGGAATTTATCGACCTAACTCCCCAAGAATTCAGTTTACTCTATGTCTTGACCCAAGCCCAAGGAACAGCCCTTAGTAGAACGGAATTACTACGTCGAGCTTGGCCAGAGGCGATCGAAAATCAACGCACTATCGACACCCATGTATTATCATTGCGCAAAAAAATAGAAATTGACCCTCGACAACCTAACTTAATTCAAACGGTACGTAATGTGGGTTATCGATTTAACCTTGAATTATTGCAACAGAATAAACTTTCATCCCCAGAAGCCTATCAACACCCAAAACACTATCATAGCCATAACAATCATAACAATGGTCATCTTTCTCCTTCAACCCTAAACCAAGAAAGAATAATGGCAAGATAA